In the Calonectris borealis chromosome 11, bCalBor7.hap1.2, whole genome shotgun sequence genome, one interval contains:
- the TNFAIP8L3 gene encoding tumor necrosis factor alpha-induced protein 8-like protein 3 — protein MATKTMANMLIDDTSSEIFDELYKVTKEHTRNKKEAHKIMKDLIKVAIKIGILYRNNQFNQEELEIVDKFRKKLNQTAMTIVSFYEVEYTFDRNVLAELLNECKDLVHELVDRHLTPRSHGRINHVFNHFADVEFLTALYSLDGDCRPYLKKICDGINKLLDEKVL, from the coding sequence ATGGCAACCAAAACCATGGCTAACATGCTAATCGATGACACAAGCAGTGAAATCTTCGATGAGCTCTACAAAGTAACAAAGGAACacacaagaaacaaaaaggaagcccACAAAATTATGAAAGACCTGATTAAAGTGGCAATAAAAATCGGGATCCTCTATCGAAATAATCAGTTCAACCAAGAAGAGCTGGAAATCGTAGACAAGTTCCGGAAGAAGCTGAACCAAACTGCCATGACAATTGTCAGCTTCTACGAGGTAGAATACACTTTTGACAGAAATGTCCTTGCAGAACTTCTGAATGAATGTAAAGACCTTGTGCATGAACTAGTAGATCGACACCTGACACCGAGATCCCACGGGCGCATCAACCATGTCTTCAATCACTTTGCGGATGTGGAATTTCTAACTGCCCTGTACAGCCTTGATGGGGATTGTCGGCCATACCTCAAAAAGATCTGCGATGGCATCAACAAACTACTTGATGAGAAGGTCCTTTGA